The Brevibacillus brevis genome contains a region encoding:
- a CDS encoding cache domain-containing sensor histidine kinase — translation MKSWSLFPRRSIHVKLLAFMLIAAIIPLITLGSMAYWKSSMVVREQFSKSGEYIATQLQIQIDNYLSQMRYMAYDINTYVSDPTLVVMREEQPKTYTGFLEQKNFERYLGAHRNLDTKGIFIVTPSGYFFGENVINGQDLMREWWWKGLPAKLDEEQWIGFYTPRHYVGFQDEAELRNQEKVLGLVVPVLSGYGVLKDSRILIEMKAGKLFQLFEQLEKDMSAYVTITAKNGELIYQTAGTFVQQESDVVWNKPLESNNWVIQVRLPYEQMNRSAEVMQSFFIAALILSAVLALLLAYLFSRRITGKIKRLQETMRLVGTGELQTRAEVDTEDELGRLGVSFNQMVRRIQTLIAEVSRTEQLKKEAELRAVHYQINPHLLFNTLNSIQWKARLSGANEIGNMLYHLIKVLEGNLDITQELVPLEKELQTVEHFLQIQELRYGPVFQFEQTGVEAYRRYLIPRMTLQPLLENIFFHAFEDGHGTIRISVSEKEGLVTLLLQDDGAGIVPERLARLLDPDLERSSKRGLGVYNVDQKFKLHFRMEHGMKISSVRGEGTTIQITWPKREEIPDEHQGNDCG, via the coding sequence ATGAAGTCATGGTCGCTCTTTCCGCGCAGAAGCATTCATGTCAAGCTGCTCGCTTTTATGCTGATTGCAGCCATTATTCCGCTGATTACTCTAGGGAGTATGGCGTATTGGAAATCGTCGATGGTCGTTCGCGAGCAATTTAGCAAGTCAGGCGAGTATATCGCTACCCAGCTGCAAATCCAGATCGACAACTACCTGAGTCAAATGCGATACATGGCCTATGACATCAATACGTACGTGTCAGACCCGACGTTGGTCGTCATGCGGGAGGAACAGCCGAAGACGTACACAGGCTTCCTGGAACAAAAAAACTTCGAGCGATACCTGGGGGCGCACCGCAACCTTGATACAAAAGGCATTTTTATCGTGACGCCCTCCGGTTACTTTTTCGGAGAAAATGTGATCAATGGACAGGATCTGATGCGGGAATGGTGGTGGAAGGGACTGCCCGCCAAGCTGGATGAGGAGCAATGGATTGGGTTTTACACACCGCGGCATTACGTCGGTTTTCAGGATGAGGCGGAGCTGCGGAATCAGGAGAAGGTGCTTGGTCTGGTCGTTCCCGTTCTCAGCGGTTATGGTGTGTTGAAAGATAGTCGGATATTGATCGAAATGAAGGCAGGCAAGCTGTTTCAGTTGTTTGAACAGCTGGAAAAGGACATGAGTGCGTACGTGACGATTACAGCCAAAAATGGCGAGCTGATTTACCAGACGGCGGGTACATTTGTCCAGCAAGAGAGCGATGTCGTTTGGAACAAGCCGCTGGAGTCCAACAACTGGGTGATTCAAGTGCGTTTGCCGTACGAGCAAATGAACCGCTCTGCGGAAGTGATGCAATCCTTCTTTATCGCAGCGCTGATTCTTTCGGCAGTGCTGGCACTCCTTTTGGCGTATTTATTTTCCAGACGAATTACAGGCAAAATCAAACGACTTCAAGAAACGATGCGTTTGGTCGGAACAGGCGAGCTGCAGACGCGGGCAGAGGTAGACACAGAAGACGAGCTGGGGCGGTTAGGGGTGAGCTTCAACCAGATGGTGAGGCGGATTCAGACGCTAATCGCCGAGGTGAGTCGAACCGAGCAGTTAAAAAAGGAAGCAGAGCTGCGGGCCGTTCACTACCAGATCAACCCGCATCTATTATTCAATACACTCAATTCCATCCAATGGAAAGCAAGATTATCTGGTGCCAATGAAATCGGCAATATGCTCTATCATCTCATCAAAGTGCTGGAGGGCAACCTCGACATCACGCAGGAGCTCGTCCCGTTGGAAAAGGAACTACAAACCGTCGAGCATTTTCTGCAAATCCAAGAGCTGCGCTACGGTCCTGTTTTTCAATTCGAACAGACCGGAGTAGAGGCTTACCGTCGCTATTTGATCCCGCGAATGACACTTCAGCCGCTTTTGGAAAATATCTTCTTCCACGCATTCGAAGACGGGCACGGAACGATTCGGATCAGTGTCAGTGAAAAAGAAGGGCTTGTGACGCTGCTGTTGCAAGATGACGGCGCAGGAATTGTGCCGGAGCGATTGGCCAGACTTCTCGATCCTGATCTGGAGCGTTCCAGCAAACGAGGACTTGGCGTGTACAACGTCGATCAGAAGTTCAAGCTTCATTTCCGTATGGAGCACGGCATGAAGATTTCATCTGTCAGAGGAGAAGGAACCACAATTCAAATCACATGGCCGAAAAGGGAGGAAATTCCTGATGAGCATCAAGGTAATGATTGTGGATGA
- the ebgA gene encoding beta-galactosidase subunit alpha — MHQRYDWANHQLLERNRLAARAYFLSYPEESGALTYERGATPWFQLLNGHWQFAYAESPLHVPENFFAADYDATEWARIQVPGHWQLQGYGKPHYTDLYYPFPVDPPHVPSENPTGCYLREFTVAPDWKNQQVILRFEGVDSAFHVWLNGKEVGYSQGSRLPSEFDVTELLQEGRNRLAVQVYQWSDGTYVEDQDMWYLSGIFRDVSLIARPRLHVRDVAVVTDLDDEFRHGVLRVRVHVENSSAAVYDRVSVTAKLLDQSYTLVASLTDTEAGELAAGQEKVVILELPVQEPKKWSAEEPNLYHLLLAIEQESGEKTEVIPIRVGFRRIEVKGNNFFVNGVAIRLNGVNRHDHHPDLGRAVPYETMREDVLMMKRHNINAVRTAHYPNDPRFYDLCDQYGLYVMDETDLETHGFQLTGNISQLSDDPEWEQTYVERMERMVERDKNHPSIIMWSLGNESGFGCNFRAMAAWCRQADPTRLIHYEEDREAEVCDVFSTMYSSVEKMIQHGENEHLQKPHIMCEYAHAMGNGPGGLRDYANVFDKYQRLQGGFVWEWIDHGLRQFTPDGREYYAYGGDFGDYPTNGNFVIDGLIRPDRTPSPGLLEYKKVIEPIVVEATDLESGLVTITNRYDFRTLAHVRMVWSVTADGQVVQSGTLSLPHTEAGSRTIVAVPYTLPAQVQDRTDYWLTLSFVLDQDESWVQAGHELAWAQFALPVTAAKQVTVAPHQPVFGRVDMKETKTEVTLTGADFQFVFDKGSGVPTSWVFAGKELLVAGPRLTFWRAPIDNDMYVVEEWRKVYLDRLQNRVEHVSILQEREDRVVITCDVRIAPPVYDWGFACRYTYTVFGNGEVQVDVQGTPKGTPPAMLPRIGLKLLVAKDMERVSWYGRGPGEAYIDSKEANRMGVYHASVDELYTPYVFPQENGNRTDVKWMSITDQRGIGLFAMGQPTLEFSALRYDTDDLEQAKHTTDLAKREYVTLHLDYRHNGLGSNSCGPKQSEQHALRPEEFQFQMRLTPFSKDTISPIQLYKRNLCD; from the coding sequence ATGCATCAACGGTATGACTGGGCAAATCATCAGCTGTTAGAGCGAAATCGCTTGGCGGCGCGGGCTTACTTTTTGTCCTACCCGGAAGAATCGGGAGCACTGACCTATGAAAGAGGCGCGACACCGTGGTTTCAATTGTTGAATGGGCATTGGCAGTTTGCATACGCAGAATCACCGCTGCATGTGCCGGAAAACTTTTTTGCCGCCGATTATGATGCGACGGAGTGGGCCCGAATTCAGGTGCCGGGGCATTGGCAGCTCCAAGGATACGGCAAACCGCATTATACGGACTTGTACTATCCGTTTCCCGTGGATCCGCCGCATGTCCCGTCAGAGAACCCGACAGGCTGCTATTTGCGAGAGTTTACGGTTGCGCCTGACTGGAAAAATCAGCAGGTAATCCTGCGGTTTGAAGGGGTCGACAGCGCTTTTCATGTGTGGCTGAACGGAAAGGAAGTCGGCTATAGCCAAGGAAGCCGCTTGCCATCTGAGTTTGATGTGACGGAGCTGTTGCAGGAAGGCAGGAATCGCTTGGCTGTGCAAGTGTACCAATGGTCGGACGGTACGTATGTGGAGGATCAGGATATGTGGTACTTGAGCGGGATATTCCGGGATGTTTCCCTGATTGCCAGACCGAGGCTGCATGTGAGAGATGTGGCAGTCGTGACTGATCTGGATGATGAATTCCGCCATGGTGTGCTGCGCGTACGTGTCCATGTAGAAAATAGTTCCGCTGCTGTCTATGACAGAGTGAGCGTGACCGCAAAGCTGCTGGATCAATCCTATACGCTAGTCGCTTCGCTGACCGACACCGAAGCAGGCGAGCTGGCAGCCGGGCAGGAAAAGGTCGTGATCTTGGAGCTTCCGGTGCAGGAGCCGAAAAAATGGTCGGCGGAGGAGCCGAACCTGTATCACCTGCTGCTTGCGATTGAGCAGGAGTCGGGCGAAAAGACAGAAGTCATCCCGATTCGCGTGGGCTTCCGACGGATCGAAGTAAAAGGAAACAACTTCTTCGTGAACGGTGTAGCGATTCGCCTAAACGGTGTGAACCGCCATGATCATCATCCCGATCTTGGGCGTGCAGTTCCGTATGAAACGATGCGCGAAGATGTGCTCATGATGAAGCGTCACAACATCAACGCCGTTCGTACCGCGCATTACCCGAACGATCCGCGCTTTTACGATTTGTGCGACCAGTACGGATTGTATGTCATGGACGAAACCGATTTGGAGACGCATGGCTTCCAGTTAACCGGGAACATTAGTCAGCTGAGCGATGATCCAGAGTGGGAGCAGACATACGTGGAGCGCATGGAGCGTATGGTGGAGCGGGACAAAAACCATCCGTCGATCATCATGTGGTCGCTCGGCAACGAATCCGGCTTCGGCTGCAATTTCCGGGCAATGGCCGCTTGGTGCCGACAAGCGGACCCGACCCGCCTCATCCACTACGAAGAGGATCGCGAAGCAGAAGTGTGCGACGTATTCTCCACCATGTACTCCTCGGTAGAAAAAATGATTCAGCACGGTGAAAATGAACATCTGCAAAAGCCACATATCATGTGCGAGTATGCTCATGCCATGGGGAATGGACCCGGCGGCTTGCGCGACTACGCCAATGTGTTTGACAAATATCAACGCCTGCAGGGCGGTTTTGTGTGGGAATGGATTGATCACGGCTTGCGTCAATTTACGCCGGATGGGCGAGAGTATTATGCCTACGGAGGAGACTTCGGGGACTACCCGACAAATGGCAACTTCGTCATCGACGGCCTGATTCGTCCAGATCGCACCCCATCCCCTGGATTACTTGAATACAAAAAAGTGATTGAGCCGATCGTCGTAGAAGCGACTGATTTGGAAAGCGGGCTCGTCACCATTACGAATCGCTATGATTTCCGCACGCTTGCGCACGTGAGAATGGTTTGGAGTGTGACAGCAGACGGACAAGTGGTGCAGAGCGGAACGCTGTCGCTGCCACATACAGAAGCAGGAAGCCGCACCATTGTAGCTGTTCCGTATACCTTGCCTGCACAGGTACAGGATCGAACCGACTACTGGCTGACGCTCTCCTTTGTGCTGGATCAAGATGAGAGCTGGGTACAGGCAGGACATGAGCTAGCTTGGGCACAATTTGCCTTGCCAGTGACCGCTGCCAAACAGGTTACGGTCGCTCCCCATCAGCCTGTGTTCGGCAGAGTAGATATGAAAGAAACGAAAACGGAGGTCACTCTTACTGGAGCAGATTTTCAGTTCGTTTTTGACAAAGGGAGCGGTGTGCCGACGAGCTGGGTGTTTGCTGGCAAGGAGCTGCTGGTGGCAGGACCTCGTCTCACGTTTTGGCGTGCTCCGATTGACAATGACATGTACGTAGTCGAAGAGTGGCGCAAGGTGTACCTGGATCGTTTGCAAAACCGCGTGGAGCATGTAAGCATCCTGCAGGAGCGAGAAGATCGGGTGGTCATTACCTGCGATGTACGGATTGCTCCGCCTGTATACGACTGGGGGTTTGCGTGCCGCTACACGTATACTGTGTTCGGAAATGGCGAGGTGCAGGTAGATGTTCAAGGCACACCCAAAGGCACCCCGCCAGCGATGCTGCCGCGAATCGGCTTGAAGCTATTGGTCGCCAAAGATATGGAGCGTGTCTCGTGGTATGGTCGTGGCCCGGGAGAGGCGTATATCGACAGCAAGGAAGCCAATCGCATGGGGGTGTATCACGCGAGCGTGGATGAGCTGTACACGCCGTATGTGTTTCCACAGGAAAATGGCAATCGCACGGACGTCAAATGGATGTCGATCACGGATCAGAGAGGCATTGGACTTTTCGCGATGGGTCAACCGACCTTGGAATTTAGCGCACTTCGCTATGATACGGACGATCTGGAGCAAGCGAAGCACACGACAGATCTCGCAAAACGAGAGTATGTGACACTGCATCTCGATTATCGGCACAACGGGTTGGGTAGCAATAGCTGCGGACCTAAGCAATCGGAGCAGCATGCCTTGCGTCCAGAGGAGTTCCAGTTCCAAATGAGATTAACGCCTTTTTCAAAGGATACGATTTCTCCGATTCAGCTGTATAAGCGGAACTTGTGTGACTAA
- a CDS encoding ROK family protein has product MRHVIGLDVGGTTMKGAVMDENGRILLRAAKETKVHNNLPILIERMAALIKELRDQSPVHIEAVGIGFPGPFDVKNGISVHSPNFQLHHADLRTPLAKLVELPLFFENDLRTAALGEAIFGAGRKVSHLVFVPLGTGIGAGIVNEGKLVRGSHGFAGEIGHVCYPGLTAPCNCGKLGCVETVASATGIARLARERLDKELDANPQQAKASPLFTLCDGQIERITAEQVAMAVEQGDAVAACAWNEACEVTGWALSVLVNVCNPQLVVIGGGVCRAGELLLAPVQASVQRYAMEVVHQQTKIVLAELGADAGMLGAGALALQATSKEQGTVKS; this is encoded by the coding sequence ATGCGCCATGTAATTGGCCTCGATGTCGGTGGTACGACAATGAAAGGGGCGGTCATGGACGAGAATGGGCGAATTCTCCTCCGGGCTGCCAAGGAAACAAAGGTTCATAACAACTTGCCTATCTTGATCGAGCGAATGGCTGCCTTGATTAAAGAACTGCGGGATCAATCACCCGTTCACATAGAGGCAGTAGGGATCGGATTTCCTGGTCCTTTTGATGTTAAAAATGGGATATCGGTTCACTCGCCCAACTTTCAATTGCACCACGCAGACTTGCGGACACCACTCGCGAAGCTGGTGGAGCTGCCGCTTTTTTTTGAAAACGATTTACGGACAGCTGCACTCGGGGAAGCCATTTTCGGTGCGGGCAGGAAAGTAAGTCACCTCGTTTTCGTGCCGCTTGGTACGGGGATAGGGGCAGGGATTGTTAACGAAGGCAAGCTCGTCCGCGGCAGTCACGGATTCGCGGGAGAGATTGGTCATGTGTGTTATCCAGGGCTTACGGCTCCATGCAATTGCGGCAAGCTCGGTTGTGTAGAGACGGTCGCATCTGCCACCGGTATTGCCAGACTGGCCCGTGAACGCTTGGACAAGGAACTCGATGCAAATCCACAGCAAGCAAAAGCTTCTCCTCTGTTTACTCTGTGCGATGGACAGATCGAGCGGATTACGGCTGAGCAGGTGGCTATGGCAGTGGAACAAGGTGATGCGGTGGCGGCCTGCGCATGGAACGAAGCGTGTGAAGTAACGGGCTGGGCTTTGTCTGTGCTGGTAAACGTGTGCAACCCGCAGCTCGTAGTGATCGGGGGTGGGGTTTGCCGGGCTGGGGAGCTGTTGCTGGCCCCCGTACAAGCGAGTGTACAACGGTACGCCATGGAAGTCGTTCATCAACAGACAAAGATCGTTTTGGCCGAGCTCGGCGCAGATGCAGGAATGCTCGGTGCTGGCGCCTTGGCCCTGCAAGCAACGAGTAAGGAACAAGGAACCGTGAAATCGTGA
- a CDS encoding 1-phosphofructokinase family hexose kinase yields the protein MLVTVTLNAAIDKTYRLSHFCAGELHRAGDVLSLPGGKGLNVARVAKALGQDVVASGFVAGHNGRFIVEGCEREGIMSSFIETSGESRLCLAFLDEQEKTVTEVLEQGPAPSEEEISRLQTRLIELADQAQYMVFSGSLPGGVPAETYAALIRGIAGKGTACVLDTSGQALLEGIKATPSLIKPNRPEAEAILGFSLDSDNARCRAIRELRERGAQRVLLSLGEEGAWFGDGKETWRISAIPLGDTEVKNTVGCGDSMLAGVLVGRLRGLAWPDAIWLGMACGAANTRSFGAGMIEPDDVQRLRSQPMHVERVE from the coding sequence ATGCTCGTAACGGTCACACTGAACGCGGCCATCGATAAGACGTATCGCCTCTCGCATTTTTGTGCAGGAGAGCTGCATCGCGCGGGGGATGTACTGAGCTTGCCCGGCGGAAAAGGGCTAAATGTAGCGCGTGTAGCGAAAGCATTGGGGCAGGATGTAGTCGCAAGCGGTTTTGTCGCCGGTCACAACGGGAGGTTCATCGTGGAAGGCTGCGAACGTGAGGGGATTATGTCCTCCTTTATCGAAACGAGCGGAGAATCCCGATTGTGCCTCGCTTTTCTCGACGAACAGGAAAAAACGGTGACAGAAGTGCTAGAGCAAGGTCCTGCGCCCAGTGAAGAAGAGATCAGTCGCTTGCAAACGCGTTTGATCGAGCTGGCGGATCAGGCGCAGTACATGGTTTTTTCCGGAAGCTTGCCAGGCGGCGTTCCAGCCGAAACATACGCTGCACTCATCCGAGGTATCGCCGGGAAAGGAACCGCTTGCGTGCTCGATACAAGCGGCCAGGCACTGCTGGAAGGAATAAAAGCAACACCCTCGCTCATCAAGCCCAATCGACCGGAAGCAGAAGCGATTCTCGGATTTTCGCTGGATAGCGATAATGCACGTTGCAGAGCGATACGCGAGCTGCGTGAGCGCGGTGCCCAGCGAGTCCTACTCTCGTTAGGGGAGGAGGGCGCGTGGTTCGGCGATGGCAAGGAGACGTGGCGTATTTCCGCGATTCCCTTAGGGGATACCGAAGTGAAAAATACAGTGGGCTGCGGTGATTCCATGCTTGCGGGTGTCCTTGTCGGACGGCTGCGAGGCTTGGCTTGGCCAGATGCGATTTGGCTGGGGATGGCATGCGGCGCCGCGAATACACGGTCGTTTGGAGCGGGCATGATCGAACCGGACGATGTGCAGAGGTTGAGAAGTCAGCCGATGCATGTGGAGCGAGTTGAGTAG
- a CDS encoding bifunctional phosphoglucose/phosphomannose isomerase, which yields MRINLDDAQALRELDTISALQDTESYDEQFKTGLQLSDSLDVSNISVKIESTVVLGTGGGSAASVNLIKSYLFDELQVPLQLNQGYTIPAFVDAKTLVIVVSHSGNTEEVVSGYEAAIAKGAQIAVITAGGKVLEMAREHNHACLLVPGGMMPRIVLGYIFLPILAILTKLGLISDKRAEVEETIALFEKWKHIYGTDSPIEKNEAKQIAIEMDGLIPVVYGTLPFFDAPAWRWKNQLGENSKLMAFWNAIPSLHHDEAVGWDSPSALLKGVHFTLIRDQEDSEKTTQRVEISADILRERAGGVRVVHSHGVSRMARLFSIVYLADFVSLYAALIRGVDPTPVEVINLFKQKMGQPLVTVQVR from the coding sequence ATGCGTATAAACCTCGATGATGCACAAGCGTTGCGCGAACTGGACACGATTTCTGCCCTGCAAGATACGGAAAGCTACGATGAACAGTTTAAAACAGGCCTGCAATTATCTGATAGTTTAGATGTATCTAATATTTCTGTTAAAATTGAAAGCACTGTCGTGCTTGGCACTGGTGGCGGTTCGGCTGCGAGCGTCAATTTAATCAAGTCGTATTTGTTTGACGAGCTGCAAGTGCCGCTTCAGTTAAATCAAGGCTACACCATTCCGGCTTTTGTGGATGCGAAAACGCTCGTCATCGTCGTTAGCCACTCCGGCAATACAGAAGAAGTCGTCAGCGGCTACGAAGCGGCCATCGCCAAAGGTGCCCAGATCGCTGTCATTACGGCGGGCGGAAAAGTATTGGAGATGGCTCGTGAACACAATCATGCGTGCTTGCTCGTGCCGGGCGGAATGATGCCGCGAATCGTACTCGGCTACATTTTCCTGCCGATTCTCGCCATCCTGACGAAGCTCGGGCTGATTTCCGACAAGCGTGCGGAGGTCGAAGAGACGATTGCCCTGTTCGAAAAGTGGAAGCACATTTACGGTACGGACTCTCCGATTGAGAAAAACGAAGCCAAACAAATCGCCATCGAGATGGATGGACTGATACCCGTTGTGTACGGAACGCTGCCGTTTTTCGATGCTCCTGCATGGCGTTGGAAAAACCAGCTCGGGGAAAACAGCAAGCTGATGGCATTTTGGAACGCCATTCCGAGTCTTCACCACGACGAGGCTGTGGGTTGGGATTCGCCGTCCGCGCTGCTGAAGGGCGTTCATTTTACGCTCATTCGCGATCAGGAGGACAGCGAGAAGACGACCCAACGTGTAGAAATCAGCGCTGACATTTTGCGTGAGCGGGCTGGTGGGGTAAGGGTGGTTCATTCCCACGGCGTGTCCCGAATGGCTCGCTTGTTTTCGATCGTGTACTTGGCTGACTTTGTGTCGTTGTACGCAGCTCTGATCCGCGGCGTTGATCCAACCCCTGTAGAAGTGATCAATTTGTTCAAACAAAAAATGGGGCAGCCGCTCGTTACTGTGCAGGTGAGATAG
- a CDS encoding class II fructose-bisphosphate aldolase — MALVSSTQMLRTAREQGYCVGAFNVHTMEMLQAVVEAACEADAPLILQTTVGTVRHLGPEYVAAIARVASEEARVPIALHLDHCHEEELIVRCIEAGYTSVMIDASMHPFAENAEMTRRVVELARERGVNVEAELGKVGGVEDDLVVDDADAALADPIECERFIELTGVDTLAPAIGTAHGIYKGEPRIDFARIEEIARRVSVPLVLHGGSGIPEEQVKRAVQLGMAKMNVATELRIAFSQAIKGVFDSNPQENDPRTYMKQAKQAVKEVALAKMEMCGCVGKANVR; from the coding sequence ATGGCGTTGGTATCATCGACACAAATGCTGCGCACAGCAAGGGAGCAAGGATATTGTGTGGGGGCATTCAACGTACACACGATGGAAATGCTCCAAGCAGTAGTGGAGGCGGCTTGCGAAGCAGACGCACCGCTCATTTTACAGACCACAGTCGGAACGGTCCGGCATCTCGGACCGGAGTATGTAGCAGCAATCGCCCGGGTAGCCTCAGAGGAGGCCCGGGTGCCGATTGCCCTGCATTTGGATCATTGTCATGAAGAGGAACTGATTGTGCGATGTATCGAAGCGGGTTATACATCGGTCATGATCGATGCGTCAATGCATCCCTTTGCGGAAAATGCGGAGATGACGCGGCGTGTAGTGGAGCTGGCTAGGGAGCGCGGTGTCAATGTGGAGGCAGAGCTCGGCAAGGTCGGGGGCGTGGAGGATGATCTCGTCGTCGACGATGCAGATGCTGCGCTAGCTGATCCGATTGAGTGCGAGAGGTTTATCGAGTTGACTGGCGTGGATACGCTGGCTCCAGCCATTGGTACGGCTCACGGGATTTACAAAGGGGAGCCGCGCATTGATTTTGCTCGCATCGAAGAGATTGCTCGTCGTGTTTCTGTACCGCTTGTGTTGCACGGCGGCTCGGGAATTCCCGAGGAGCAGGTGAAGCGGGCGGTTCAGCTCGGCATGGCAAAAATGAACGTAGCGACAGAGCTGCGTATCGCGTTTTCACAAGCGATCAAGGGCGTATTTGACAGCAACCCGCAGGAAAACGACCCGCGCACCTATATGAAGCAGGCCAAGCAGGCAGTCAAAGAAGTCGCGCTCGCCAAGATGGAGATGTGCGGTTGTGTTGGAAAAGCGAATGTACGTTAA
- a CDS encoding DeoR/GlpR family DNA-binding transcription regulator, whose translation MLAAERHSKILEQLKAEQSVTVSQLSLALDVSEVTIRKDLIKLENDGLLTRIHGGATITNFLPLERSFTEKLEERSEEKQAIAHQALSHIQPGDTVILGAGTTMMELAKLLRGLNDLTVVTNAVNIAMELNSQGKHHVILIGGEMRHKSFALVGSVAADNLRGLSVFKCFIGADGVHPENGLTTLNLAEAQINQVMMERARKVYVLADHSKFGETHLAKFAGVSDVDRIITDAAAQHLVSKYAELGINLELASLQGVTR comes from the coding sequence ATGCTGGCAGCCGAACGGCACAGCAAGATCCTCGAACAATTGAAAGCAGAACAGAGCGTAACCGTCAGCCAATTGAGTCTGGCGCTGGATGTGTCTGAAGTAACGATCCGAAAAGATTTGATCAAGCTCGAAAACGACGGATTGCTGACGCGTATTCACGGAGGCGCGACGATTACGAATTTCTTGCCATTGGAGCGCAGCTTCACGGAAAAGCTGGAAGAGAGAAGCGAAGAGAAGCAAGCGATTGCCCATCAAGCGCTGTCACACATACAGCCGGGGGACACAGTTATTCTCGGGGCAGGGACCACGATGATGGAGCTCGCCAAGCTGCTGCGCGGCTTAAATGATCTGACGGTCGTGACGAATGCGGTCAACATCGCCATGGAGCTGAACAGTCAAGGCAAGCATCACGTCATCTTGATCGGTGGAGAGATGCGTCACAAATCATTTGCGCTCGTTGGTTCTGTCGCAGCGGACAATTTGCGAGGACTTTCTGTTTTCAAATGCTTTATCGGGGCAGATGGGGTTCATCCGGAAAATGGGCTGACGACGCTCAATCTGGCAGAAGCGCAAATCAACCAAGTCATGATGGAACGCGCCAGAAAAGTCTACGTGCTGGCTGACCACAGCAAGTTCGGAGAAACGCATTTGGCGAAGTTCGCCGGGGTGTCCGATGTCGATCGGATTATTACGGATGCGGCAGCACAGCATCTTGTCAGCAAGTATGCGGAGCTGGGCATCAACCTGGAGCTGGCGAGCTTGCAGGGCGTGACCAGGTAA
- a CDS encoding MerR family transcriptional regulator produces the protein MYSVGQLAKRTGVTIKTLHYYEQLGLLCPSRDPKSGYRMYCEEDIMKLQEISVLKEMGFRLSEIQAIMEKSSPPQPVETATTVKGQAWKTVIARQLEAVHAKQKHLQYIETLLTTVQYALEVTDHVDIEEIMRFMKELNAPEKISKEQYRSGYFTEDELRKLPDLKNDDPLALEWAKLLNDIGSHLNEPADSPDSRRLAAQVMDISDKLFSDDEELSLKYWEFIRPRDGETPSLYGMSREVMDYIERILDHYIDSE, from the coding sequence ATGTATAGCGTAGGGCAATTAGCCAAACGAACCGGAGTAACGATAAAAACTTTGCATTACTATGAACAGTTGGGATTGCTGTGCCCTTCGAGGGACCCCAAGTCCGGATATCGCATGTACTGCGAAGAAGACATCATGAAGCTGCAGGAAATTTCCGTATTGAAAGAGATGGGATTTCGACTGTCGGAGATCCAGGCTATCATGGAAAAATCGTCGCCGCCTCAACCAGTTGAAACGGCGACCACCGTCAAGGGACAAGCATGGAAAACGGTCATTGCCAGACAGCTTGAAGCTGTACATGCCAAACAAAAGCATCTCCAATATATTGAAACGCTGCTTACAACGGTTCAATACGCGTTAGAAGTAACTGACCATGTCGATATCGAAGAAATCATGCGTTTTATGAAAGAACTGAATGCGCCCGAAAAGATAAGCAAAGAGCAATATCGCAGCGGGTATTTTACGGAGGATGAATTACGTAAGCTTCCTGACTTGAAGAATGACGATCCGTTAGCGTTGGAATGGGCCAAGCTGCTGAATGACATTGGCTCTCATTTGAATGAGCCTGCCGATTCTCCGGATTCCCGTCGGCTTGCAGCCCAAGTGATGGACATTAGTGACAAGCTGTTTTCAGATGATGAAGAACTGTCTCTAAAATATTGGGAATTTATTCGTCCTCGTGATGGAGAGACTCCCTCCCTTTATGGGATGAGTCGTGAGGTGATGGATTATATCGAGCGTATTCTTGACCATTACATTGATTCCGAATGA